The Oncorhynchus masou masou isolate Uvic2021 chromosome 31, UVic_Omas_1.1, whole genome shotgun sequence genome includes a region encoding these proteins:
- the tshz3a gene encoding teashirt homolog 3, translated as MPRRKQEAPKRAAAYSPEELEEMKEHAMEEVEEEGVDFQEDGENSEKDLTKEPLGDRDSIVGAELSAQEMDIESHVSDASDPLSDFETTSVDAEERPVKEPLNGAGVRLDTPLALDTPLALDTPLALDTPLALDTPLALDTPLALDTPLALDTPLALDTLEQMKTIYSSFLTNTYWSPLNFNPTPTQTLTHVEKPPRTSSSSSSSSSSSSYDWHQSAVAKSLQQQASQSRHHPHPSEPSLFSTVQLHRQNPRLYGNIFTGASKFRCKGCSAAYDTLVELTVHMNDTGHYRDDNHERGANGAKGHWSKPRKRSLLEMEGKEDAAKVLKCMYCGHSFESLQDLSVHMIKTKHYQKVPLKEPLAPVAAKMISRKRGPLSGSLDLPGSPSSREVTPKPKASLSGDPNDPSHKVSNPYITPSNRFGHQNGASYAWQFESRKSQILKCMECGSSHNTLQELTAHMMVTGHFLRVTNGNSPSKRGGRPVPEAASPSSVQATPPTQEGVQSIPLAPTFSPPPPSAVSALAISPPLKDIKKEEMEDECTKDMVSHDKVSNGDEEVEEKFHNSTKYNYLTEEDLKESPKGGFDILKSLENTVTSAINKAQSGNPSCGGYPSIHAAYQFPNSLKLPQGSAEKSSPLKYLFTGGEGVLSSLSKSQPMISPPASQSYPLPHLNNFQAMEELVKKVTEKVAKVERRVKREVSPKREVSPKREVSPKREVSPKREVSPKREVSPKREVSPKREVSPKREVSPKREVHRPPCGSDAAESTRAESLLREWRAVTPANSDSSHSDRASPSARASRRKTDPLPASALSCSTAFITGHAPLEQPFVNPLSALQSVMNVHLGKAAKPTLPSQDPLSLLSRLSQSMAERAAVASSPTHTKRHPEPVACRGISQSNDDQPMDLTKGKRDRGGSMGSDPLTPSSTASSVSPSSMVTPAKMTVVSPFTSSSPLHENALSDISDMLRNLTQSAHHVSKPPSRTRITERVTDVVGSTTQEEAEGSMANKRKGRQSNWNPQHLLLLQAQFSSSLRLTSEGKYIMSDLSPQERMHVSRFTGLSMTTISHWLANVKYQLRRTGRTKFLKNLDSGQPVFFCSECASQIRTPAAYICHLEAHLGFRLKDLAKLSPKQTLRDSSKGGSDELPVLDPFLFSSAPSSQSQEEGSGTVYRCQLCIRKFASKHAIKLHLSKSHGKSPEDHLLYVSGMGKH; from the exons ATGCCGCGGCGGAAACAAGAAGCGCCCAAGCGCGCGGCAG CCTACTCTCCAGAGGAGTTGGAGGAGATGAAGGAGCATGCGATGGAGGAGGTGGAAGAAGAGGGCGTGGACTTTCAAGAGGACGGAGAGAACTCAGAAAAGGACCTCACCAAAGAGCCACTGGGTGACCGGGACTCCATTGTTGGGGCCGAGCTCTCTGCTCAGGAGATGGACATTGAATCACACGTGAGCGATGCCAGCGACCCCTTGTCAGACTTTGAGACCACCTCTGTCGACGCCGAGGAGAGGCCTGTCAAAGAGCCTCTGAACGGAGCAGGGGTGAGGCTGGACACTCCCTTGGCGCTGGACACTCCCTTGGCGCTGGACACTCCCTTGGCGCTGGACACTCCCTTGGCGCTGGACACTCCCTTGGCGCTGGACACTCCCTTGGCGCTGGACACTCCCTTGGCGCTGGACACTCCCTTGGCGCTGGACACCCTGGAACAGATGAAGACCATCTACTCCAGCTTCCTGACCAACACCTATTGGTCGCCCCTGAACTTTAACCCAACGCCAACTCAGACACTGACACATGTGGAGAAGCCACCGCGGACTAGCAGctctagcagcagcagtagcagcagcagtagttatGACTGGCACCAGTCCGCAGTGGCTAAGTCCCTGCAGCAGCAGGCCTCTCAGAGCCGCCACCACCCTCATCCCTCAGAGCCCAGTCTCTTCAGCACAGTGCAGCTCCATAGACAGAACCCCAGACTGTACGGCAACATCTTCACCGGGGCCAGCAAGTTCCGCTGCAAGGGCTGCAGTGCCGCCTACGACACCCTGGTGGAGCTCACCGTGCACATGAACGACACGGGCCATTACCGCGATGACAACCATGAGAGGGGAGCCAATGGGGCCAAGGGGCACTGGTCCAAGCCTCGCAAGCGCTCCCTGCTGGAGATGGAAGGTAAGGAGGATGCTGCGAAGGTGCTGAAGTGCATGTACTGTGGCCACTCCTTCGAGTCCCTGCAGGACCTTAGCGTCCACATGATCAAGACCAAACACTACCAGAAAGTGCCTCTGAAGGAGCCACTGGCCCCTGTGGCAGCCAAAATGATCTCAAGGAAGAGAGGCCCACTCTCTGGGAGCCTGGACCTCCCTGGCTCCCCAAGCTCAAGAGAGGTGACCCCCAAACCCAAAGCATCCCTGAGTGGTGACCCCAATGACCCCTCCCACAAGGTCTCCAACCCCTATATCACCCCCAGCAACCGCTTCGGCCACCAGAACGGCGCCAGCTATGCGTGGCAGTTCGAATCGCGCAAGTCCCAGATCCTCAAGTGCATGGAGTGCGGAAGTTCCCACAATACCCTGCAGGAGCTGACCGCCCACATGATGGTGACGGGTCACTTCCTCCGGGTCACCAATGGCAACTCCCCCAGCAAGAGAGGAGGCAGGCCCGTCCCAGAGGCTGCCTCCCCCAGCTCTGTGCAGGCCACACCCCCCACACAGGAGGGGGTTCAGTCAATCCCATTGGCTCCTACATtctccccccctccaccctctgccgTTTCAGCCCTggccatctcccctcctctcaaagACATTAAGAAAGAGGAGATGGAAGACGAGTGTACCAAGGACATGGTCAGCCATGACAAGGTTTCGAATGGGGacgaggaggtggaggagaagttTCACAACTCCACCAAGTATAACTATCTGACCGAGGAGGACCTGAAGGAGAGCCCCAAGGGCGGCTTCGACATTCTCAAGTCCCTGGAGAACACGGTGACTTCGGCCATCAACAAAGCCCAGAGTGGCAACCCCAGCTGCGGGGGATACCCCAGTATCCACGCTGCATATCAGTTCCCCAACTCCCTGAAGCTGCCCCAGGGTAGTGCTGAGAAGAGCTCCCCACTCAAGTACCTATTCACTGGTGGAGAGGGGGTGCTCTCTTCCCTCAGCAAGAGCCAGCCCATGATCTCCCCACCGGCTAGTCAGAGCTACCCCCTCCCCCACCTCAACAACTTCCAGGCCATGGAGGAGCTGGTTAAGAAGGTGACTGAGAAAGTGGCCAAAGTGGAgcggagggtaaagagagaggtgtCCCCCAAGAGAGAGGTGTCCCCCAAGAGAGAGGTGTCCCCCAAGAGAGAGGTGTCCCCCAAGAGAGAGGTGTCCCCCAAGAGAGAGGTGTCCCCCAAGAGAGAGGTGTCCCCCAAGAGAGAGGTGTCCCCCAAGAGAGAGGTGTCCCCCAAGAGAGAGGTGCACCGGCCCCCCTGTGGAAGTGACGCCGCAGAGTCCACTAGAGCAGAGTCCCTGCTTCGAGAGTGGAGGGCGGTGACTCCGGCTAACAGTGACAGTAGCCATAGCGACAGAGCCTCGCCGTCTGCGAGAGCGAGCAGGAGAAAAACGGATCCGTTGCCTGCCTCTGCTCTGAGCTGCAGCACAGCCTTCATAACAGGCCACGCCCCTTTGGAGCAGCCCTTCGTTAACCCTTTAAGTGCTCTTCAATCTGTGATGAATGTCCACCTGGGGAAGGCAGCCAAGCCCACCCTGCCCAGCCAGGACcctctcagtctgctgtccaggCTGAGCCAGAGTATGGCCGAGAGGGCTGCCGTGGCCTCCTCCCCCACGCACACCAAAAGACACCCAGAGCCTGTGGCTTGTCGGGGCATAAGTCAGTCCAATGATGACCAGCCCATGGACCTGACAAAAGGGAAGCGTGATCGAGGGGGCTCTATGGGCTCTGACCCTCTGACTCCCTCATCCACAGCCTCCTCCGTCTCCCCTTCCTCAATGGTGACCCCTGCTAAGATGACAGTGGTCTCTCCCTTCACATCCAGCAGCCCGTTACATGAAAACGCTCTGTCGGACATCTCCGACATGCTGAGGAACCTGACGCAATCAGCACACCACGTCTCCAAGCCCCCCTCCAGGACGCGGATCACAGAGCGGGTCACAGATGTAGTGGGCTCCACCACCCAAGAGGAGGCTGAGGGGTCCATGGCCAATAAGAGGAAGGGCCGTCAGTCCAACTGGAACCCCCAGCACCTGCTTCTCCTACAGGCCCAGTTCTCTTCCAGCCTCAGGCTGACATCCGAGGGCAAGTACATCATGTCCGACCTGAGCCCCCAGGAGAGGATGCACGTGTCCCGCTTCACGGGCCTCTCCATGACCACCATCAGTCACTGGCTGGCCAACGTCAAGTACCAGCTGAGGAGAACCGGCAGGACCAAGTTCCTCAAGAACCTGGACTCAGGCCAGCCGGTGTTCTTCTGCAGCGAGTGCGCTTCACAGATCCGGACCCCCGCTGCCTACATTTGCCACCTGGAGGCCCACCTGGGCTTCAGACTGAAGGACCTGGCCAAGCTCTCCCCCAAACAGACCCTGAGGGACTCCTCGAAAGGTGGGTCTGATGAACTGCCCGTCCTGGaccctttcctcttctcttctgcACCCTCTTCTCAGTCACAAGAGGAGGGCAGTGGGACTGTGTACCGGTGCCAGCTGTGTATCCGTAAGTTTGCCAGTAAGCATGCCATCAAGCTCCACCTCAGCAAGAGCCATGGGAAGTCTCCAGAGGACCATCTCCTGTATGTCTCTGGGATGGGGAAACACTAG